AACGTTTGCGTGCTTCCTGATCAAAGGGAAACGGAACTGACTTTTACACCATCAGGCTGAGGTTGAATTTGTGGGGCGGCCTGGGCAAGAGAGGCCATGCCAAAGAGCACAACAGCAAGAACAGCGATTTTCTTTTTCATAATAATCTCCTTTTGTTTTCATCATGGTTGTGAATAAATTTAAAATTTCCATGAGAAAACAAAGCGACTTAGATATATATTGTAATCAACTTTAATATTGAATTTTATATTCTAAGTGCTGGGTTCATGGTCTTAGATTCCAGCTGAAAGTGCTACGGATTGATCTATACAAATTTAGGCTTCTTGAAGGATTGGCGCTGTGCAGAATTTAAGGTACGCAAAAAGACAGGCTTTGAGAGACAGAAGAAAGAGACCAAGACTTTTTAGAATTCACATGCTCTGGCCAGCATTTTTAGAATTGTTGGCAGGGCTGCGCAGGAGGGTCATAAAGGACAGGGTGGGCGGTTTTGATTTGCTTGAGCCCTCTTGTTCTTATCGTTCAGAAACGAAAAACTTGCTTGAGGCCTGGTATGCACTGCCAGAGACAGGATTTATACGCTCTATTTTGTCAGTTGAAAAACATTCCTGTTCGCTGCTGAAAGGACTGTTGGTGTTTCAGAAACCATGTTCTTTTCTGCCCCACCCGAGTCACGCTGGAAATGCAACAGCAGGGCTGTTAGAATGTTCTGAACGTTCAGCATTGCAAGGAGAGTCCAGATGGCCCGTGCCACCCTCAAACAAGTTGCTGCCGAGGCGGGGGTCTCCCACCAGACCGTCTCTGCAGTGCTCAACAACCACCCCAACGTCAAGGCATCCACCCGTGAGCACGTGATGGCCGTGATGGAACGCATGAATTACCAGCCCAACCATGCCGCCCGTGCCCTCAGGAGCAGCAGGTCCAACCACATCGGGTATGTGCTGTACGGCCCGGCAACTGCAGCTTTTGCCGACCCCTACATGAGCATCGTGATGTCCAGCGTGATCGACACCATCCGCCTGCACGGGTACGAGGTGGTGCCCTACTTCCTGTCCAGCGACAAGGACCCCGAGTTGCGCAGCTTCCGGGCACTCTTTGACCAGGGAAGGCTGGATGGGGCCATCCTGATGGCTTCCAATTTTCCAGACAAAGTGCTGGAACAACTGCACGGCTGGGATTACCCGATGGTGGCCATGGACCGCTTCATGCCTGAACTCCCGTTTCCTGCGGTGTGGGCCAGACACCGCGAAGGGTTTCAGGACGCCGTGAAGCACCTGGCTCGCCAGAGGCGCACAAACATCGCTTTTGTGGGCGGTCAACCCCTTTCCCCTGCCTGCACCCACGACTCTGCTGCAGAGCGCTTCGAGGGGTACAAACTGGGTTTGCAACAGGCTGGACTTCCTTACCAGGAAGAACTGGTGGTGCATGCAGACTGGACCTTCGATGGAGGACGCAACGCCTTTCAACAACTTCTTCAAAGCGGGCATCCCGTAGACGCAGTGATGGCCGCCAATGACCGTATGGCTGTGGGTGTGATCCGTGAAGCACT
The nucleotide sequence above comes from Deinococcus roseus. Encoded proteins:
- a CDS encoding LacI family DNA-binding transcriptional regulator — its product is MARATLKQVAAEAGVSHQTVSAVLNNHPNVKASTREHVMAVMERMNYQPNHAARALRSSRSNHIGYVLYGPATAAFADPYMSIVMSSVIDTIRLHGYEVVPYFLSSDKDPELRSFRALFDQGRLDGAILMASNFPDKVLEQLHGWDYPMVAMDRFMPELPFPAVWARHREGFQDAVKHLARQRRTNIAFVGGQPLSPACTHDSAAERFEGYKLGLQQAGLPYQEELVVHADWTFDGGRNAFQQLLQSGHPVDAVMAANDRMAVGVIREALEAGRSIPDDLAVVGFDDFEFSRYIQPELTTVHFPVEQMAVKATELLMGLIDKKAVLKKFAVPVHLVVRQSG